Proteins from a genomic interval of Clostridium cochlearium:
- a CDS encoding DUF2935 domain-containing protein, whose product MFCYTLATNLNCVFNELLLWTDISSEHPIFIETVAKLTDKKLPKKLLDGLKKVNSDFSKLNKKTEDLKKRCFSHGPANPYVIMEIKKIIHEFFQYDMYFLNLLCNIMEYGKEDKVWQTLLHHIHHEQKFMYQLFTQLYRQL is encoded by the coding sequence TTGTTCTGTTATACTTTAGCCACAAATTTAAATTGCGTTTTTAATGAATTACTACTATGGACAGATATATCCAGTGAACACCCAATATTTATAGAAACGGTAGCTAAACTTACTGATAAAAAATTGCCTAAAAAATTATTAGATGGACTTAAAAAAGTGAATTCTGATTTTTCAAAGCTTAACAAAAAAACAGAAGATCTTAAAAAGAGATGTTTTTCTCATGGTCCTGCTAATCCTTATGTGATAATGGAAATTAAAAAAATTATCCATGAGTTTTTCCAATACGATATGTACTTTTTAAATCTTCTATGTAATATTATGGAGTACGGAAAAGAAGATAAAGTTTGGCAAACACTTCTGCATCATATACACCATGAGCAAAAGTTTATGTACCAATTATTCACACAGTTGTATAGA